cttctgcctccgcgaTGGCAGCCTGCCTTGGAGCTACGTGGTTCCCCATTCACATATACCTCATGTCGAGTCCGCCCCGGACGACTTCCCTGCAAGCTTTTGGAAAGCGGTAAAAAGAACAACTGTAGAGCGGCTTCTTAACTAGCAAGAGACTGCAGCCACTCTTGTAGTACTGTTTCTCGGTGGGTCTGTTTCTTTGTACGTCGGCGATACAAGTCAATGTCTCTGGTCTGGAAGTTAAAAAACGAATTCTGACCGCCCAGTAACGCATGCGAAGCGGCTCTCTGTGGGTGAGGTGTTTCTAAAGAGTGCTTGACACTCTGCGAGTACACAGCCAGCCACTGAAGATGCTGAGTCAAGCATCCCGTTTCACTCATACTTTTGAGGCCGCTTTATATGTAGAAGCAAGCACGCAAACACAACCATACATCGTCAACATGGGATTGGGACACAGTTGATAGACAAGGACGTACCTGCATTACAAGTCAACAGAGGTTGCGAACAGATTCCATTGTCGGGCATTGTACCCCTGCACCTACAGGGAAAAAAGCAACCAGCTGGGAAAGTTCATACACGTTCACCTCCGTTACTACTTCCAACAGAACGTGCGTTTCTTCCACGTGCTTTGTTGCTGCCTAGCGAACCAGAGGGATTGTAAGCTCGTCGGCTCCGAGCGTAGTCATCCTTCACGGGTGGAGAGTGTAACTCAGCAGGCTTCTGGTGATTTGAGGGACTGGTGCTGCGCACGTGACTCGCCCATTCCTTGATGCAAGGGACGATGTAGAACCCCGACCGCGTGTGCAGTCTACCTCACAAGGCATGAGCATTTCGCGTACTCGGCAGACAGAAAAGCCTGCTGCCCGAGCACTTCATGTGCTTCCCTACAGGATCTGTATGAATCGAGTTGCTAGAACAAACAGAACAGCAGAAAACAACCTCCTCGATGCCCTGCTCCCTCTCCCGGCCCCCTCGCATAAAACATGCCCTCATGTGGCACTTCGTCGGCTCATATATCGAGCAGTTCGCTAACTGACAGAAACGGACAGCAGCGGTCatgggcgcggcgacgccctaCAAGCGTGTGAGGTGGAGTGAGGTAGGATGCCATGCTGAGTCGGTGCAACAGCGATTACAGGTCTGACCCCTGCGTGAAACTGGCATGTGCCCTCACCCGCTTTCCGCTTTTCTTGCATCCTCTCGGAAAGGGCAAGTGGTTGTACGTCTACGTCGATGcatcgctgctgctggcgccttTCGGCGTTCTGGTTCGAAAGGGGAGGACAGCCTGAGAACCATCAAACCACCGGCAGGGGTTCTACCGGTTTTGTACCGAGATTCTGGCAGTGCATCATTTCAGAACGTTCTCAGTTCATGAAGTATCGATCGAACGCCCTCAATGAAAGTTTCAACCTTTTGGGTGAGGGTGTTGTTCGTATGCTGCCTGAAGTAATGGCAGCGTCTCTTCAATATGCGCAGCGACTTGGCACCTGGGTCCACCATGCAGACGACCTACATCGAGCCCAATAGACGAAGCACTGAATATACAGTCCCGGCCGTCGTGCTTGAGCTATAGAATTTGAGCATTATTCATGCCTACAACacgtaaaaagcgttcatccagttactaaatAGGTGCCAGGCCAAGTAGAACCCGATCCCTGTATTTCGTGAAAATGTGGTAAAGATAACTCCCGTACCGGATCCCGAGGGGTGGAattatatgaagcgtacattccttaatatctggaacaatgGAATCAGGTTATTCTACGGGAACAAAATAGCGTCTCTTGTATGTCACCACCAGATACTGCTGATCCCACTGTACAAGTACAGGATGTAATCCTTTCCCGGTGCAGCAAACTGCAACCGGCGGCTGTTTTATGACAATCCAAAGGTACGTAATTCCTTGTCAGGTAGTTGACGAAATACTTGCGCTCTGCTGTTCAGGTGCCGGGGAAAGCGAGCCCGCCGACAGACGCAAGCGTCTGGGCCCATCTGGCAGCCGTTTATCCGGCCGAAGTAACGGGCTGAAACCGATCCTGTCCTGTCTTGAGGGCTCTCTTCACGAAATACCAGGTGTCCTCATTCTTTGATGTCTCTGTCCTGTGTAGACGCAACTATACTTCACTTGCTTTCGTTTCCGGGCACTATCCTGATTACGTATGGCATACCACCAATATCCCGCCGCCCTGCAGCGTTACACTAAGACGACACATTTGAACCATACCGTCGCGCCGTCCTCCACAGCCGGCACCGTAGTGAGGAAACGTCCCCTGGGAACGCGGGACACGATGCTACTAAACCCGTCCGCTTTTAGGCAACGAAGGCGGGTACTTACTAGAAAAAAGCGAATGCAGTAACGTCAAGACAATCGAAGGCATCGGTATTTGCAGAAGAGGACTGAACTAATATCGTTCAACGGTTTCAAAGCACTTCCGCCATGAGCTGGTGGGGGATTTCCCCTGCAGCCACAGATTCTTTATTAGGGTGGCTTCTAGTGAAGCCTAAGACTTTGGGGTGTTCCGTTTTAACAGAGACGCCCCTGAAGACGACTTATTGTTACGGCAAAATCAAGATGTCCAAGAGGACAAGAACCACAGCATTTCTCGCGCACCGCCTTATAGACTTCTTGCCTGTCACAATTTTGACTTGCTCTTTTGCACAATTTAACCACCGAAACCGTAGAGGGTTCTGCCCTGGCGCTTCAGGGAGTAGACGATGTCCATGGCAGTGACAGTCTTTCTGCGAGCGTGCTCCGTGTAGGTGACGGAATCCTTGATGATGTTCTCAAGGAAAACCTTCAGGACACCACGGATCTCCTCGTAGATGAGACCGGAGATACGCTTCACACCACCACGACGCGCCAGACGGCGGATGGCGGGCTTGGTGATACCCTGGATGTTATCACGCAAGACTTTTCGGTGGCGCTTCGCGCCTCCCTTTCCCAAACCCTTTCCGCCCTTGCCTCGGCCTGACATTTtgcagaaaagaaaaaaggagGTTTTGAAATCTTAATTCCGTGCGCGAACACGAGAAACGATACTCGAAGTATCGAAATAATGTATGCACAGAGAAGAGGGCAAAAGAGTAAAGCACTCGAAATTGAAGTGGCTTCCGACGGCCGCTCGTCCCCCCCTGCTCTCGCATCCTCCCCTCGCCGGACTTCAGACACGGCGTGCGGGGATTCTACAAATCCCTGACAGACGCCGCACCACCACCACCCCTGAGTGCAGGGAGCTAGCCGGCTAGTAGCGTCCGTGACGACGCCCCTTCCCGCGGATCGCTCCAGCAGGGGGTGGTTATCAACGATCAACTCCGATCGCAGACGGAACCTCCGATTGTGAACCGCGAAAAATTACACCACAACAGTGTTGCCAGACAACGGCGAACTGCGAGGTGCATGCTGGGGAAAATCGTTTTGGCACGGTGCACTATGCGTTCGTCCCTCGCGCTAACTCGATTGCAAGCATGTTTCCGGATAATTAGCTCCGTCTTCATCTgtcttttctgtctttcgACTGTTGCACATCGGGGTAACATTCACAAACAAGGATTGCGGGGTACacttgccgctgcagctggagtTGCCGCAAGTACACCGTCCACTGCACGTTCTGTCGCTGCGAATCGGCTGCTGGAAACTTCCAGACCCCcccacacacagacacaacGCACATCTGTCTTTCCAGCCCTGATGAATATGAACACTGTACTTTTTGTTTGTCTTGCACTGTTGGTGCTCAGCAGCCAAGTGCCGGTACAATAAACTTAAAACGTACAGGTGCCCGTACGACCCGGTGTGGTGTTTGGCGTCATGTGTCGTGCAGGGGGGGCCGCCGGGATTTAGCCTTTTTTGGCTCCCGTAAGTCGTTTCAGGAAGACGTTTGCGGGGAACTACGCAGATTATCGTTTTCCTGCTCATGTTGTAGCGTACTTCTTAGGGGGTGTGGACCGGGAATTTCCGGCCCGGGGTTCACCTTGGTTTCGTAAGAACTCGAACTTCGTTACTCTTTGCGGGCTTCCTGACCAATTATCGTGCCAAGGGATCCACAGCGATGTGCTAGCTGTCAGCGTGATTTTGTCTTCGTGTAGCCGATGGCGATCAGTGGAGTGAATGTTTGCCTCGAGAAGCTCAGGGTTAGCAACGTACGGCTTTCTTTAGGCACGAGAGTGCAACCGGTAGGGCGCCGTCGACTTCCAGCAACCGTTGCCGCGTCAGATGTTGCCATTGAAAGCAGTGAGCTTCTGCTGAGGTGTGAGCTTAGTTTCCCGTCAGGTTGAGCTCTTCCTGGGAGCGACTTCGGCGTGCGATTTCAGTGGGAGTGTAGGCAATGAACGTACTAGACACTAGACAACCGCCactggcgggcggcgggacAACAGTCGCGGTACCGGCCCAGCTAAAAAAGGGTTCAGATTTTTGAACCCCTCTGTTGCTACAGCGCCACTCCATAACCATAACAcgtaaaccctaaactgagCAGCGACCGGGTGGTACATGATTTCGACGCCAATCCCGTAGATGGCTCCAATTTTCACGTCCCTCGAGGTAGTGCTGGTCGCAAGCGTTgaacgacgcggagagggaaACAGCGTAGAGACGCATGATGCTGAGCTACGAAGGTAGGGAGAAGAGTGCTCGTAAATCCTAGAGGCTGGCCCCTTGCCTTTGTATACGCTAGACGAGTTCACCCAGAATTGACGCCATCGCAGGTGGAGCACTCGTGTTTCATAGTGTGGCTAGCAAGCATCATGCCCAGGTACGGTTGACACCAGAAACGCACAGCAATACAGAGCAACGACCAACACAATCCGGGACGCCGGTAAAGTAAAAGAGCTCAAGACTTGTGCCAATGCATCCATCAACCACTGAACTCGCACGCACAGAACTGCTGTTGATGATGTACTACTGTAATACAACTTGCCGAAGATTTATTTTATAGGCGAAGAACGAATGCTGAGGGGGAAGTATGTCTACAACACCTTCACCGTCACTGCTTGTAGTGCCTCCAAGATCTGCTCCACCTGTCAAATCCTCAGGTGGATGCGGACAAACACAGCAACCAAGCTCGGACATGCGCAAGGCAGACAGACCTTTCCAAAAATGACAACGAAAACGACAGCTAAAAGCATGACACTGGACCAAGGGCTCGTGGTGCCAGCCATAGTAAACATCGTATGTACAGAATCAGATCACATTCTGATGAGAATATGCGCATATGCGTTTTCATTTCCGAGTTGACTCACAAGTGCACTTTTGCTCAAAGAGGAAGCAAAACGACGCACGCTGTATCCGGGAATGGACTTCTTGAGGTGGACATTTGGTCCTTTCTCACTTGAAAGAAGCAAGGATGAGGAGGCGCGTACAGCCGCTGCTTACGATGCCAGTAGTACTTATAGTTATAGCAAATCTGTTACTTCCACCTTTTTTTGAGCAGCCGATGAAATATGTAATCTACGATCGCGCTGAGTATTGCTTAGGTGATGAGGGGTTTAAACATCAGTTCGATTCAGGATTTTACTACTCTGAACTTGCACTCTGTTAGCTTGTAGCGAGCTTAGCAAATCTCCCATCGAAACAACTAAGCTGATGGTGAACCTGTGGCGGCGCACATTAGTTGTTGATTATGCCGACATAGTCGTGGTGATTCTGTGCAGAAAACTACCATCCTGCCTAATCCCGGGCGTCGACTCGGTACAGGGCGAACATGGGTAACCAAGTCGTTACTCCCTTTCATCTCATTCCAAGATGGTACTTTTCAGCATATATTATGCGTTCTTGAAAGCAGTCTCATCCGGAACCAGTGACTGGCCAGTGCTTATGTTCTCAGCATGCCAACAAACAATCAACAACAAAGGAAGAAACTTGTTTTATTGCATGACAGGAGAGAAGCTGAAGCTGCATTACGCTTACACACGTTACGCTATGCGTACCAATGTTAAATAACAGAATGCCAACGACGCGAAGTGAATCTGACATGAAGCCATCTTGAAGGAAATACAAAGAGATTTCACTTGATGAACAGGGACTGGGGAGTCACTCAGGGCGGTGGTGTTGGTATACTCCGAACCGAAATAACTAGGTTGTTTGTATATCATGACCGTTACCCATGTTCAGTATTTTAGGGACTACAATGTCTctgtttattcgatttgagtgacACAATTCTGGATTGCAGAGAAGATCCGACATACTCTATGAGTTACGCGGTGCAACGCTGCTCAAGCTCTCTAATCGCTGAACCATCCGCGGTTCGTCACTTTCGGAAATAATATTATTTTCAAAGGCTTTGAATATGACAAGGATAACCGCCGTCTTGGCAGACCAAACACTCATACGACTGGCCCCGTCCTCCATTACGTGGTGCATCCAGGGGGCTGACCAGCGTGACGGCTCCTATCAACTTTTACGCAGAGGGATACCTACCCAAGAGGAGTCTTAGGCAATGCAGCGGGATGGTAGTGTGCTAGGGTAGTAAGGAACCTGGTTCGTTTTCCGTATTCGTGACCGAAGTAGAGTGCTGGAGAGGACTCTGGTGGGGAGGTAGAGACTAGCAAGTGCGTTACTGTTCGAACACTACCATATAGACGCGTGCACAGAAGCAAGCTTTTTCTCGTTACAAAAGATCCACTCGGAACACGAAGAAAAGCCTAGGGTTTACTGACCTGAGAAAAGGCTATCGCCATCCGGTCTTAGCCATCCATGAGCGAGTGGTGACCGGGAGATGGTTATACGGGGGACACGGCTCGAAAGGAGCTCATGTTCTCAGTGGCAAGTACTcacagagggcgcggcgagcagccgaCAGCAAACCTCCTGTTCAGTTGACAGTTATTCCTTCCTCAGTATTAGATCGATCGTGAGCACAGGGGTCAAAGATACCAGGTAGTGAGGAAGTTTCCAGTACTATCGACCAGTGTGGTCTACCAACTGCGAGCCCTGCCCCTATCTGGGACTACCTGAGCGAAGGTTTTGAAACCTCTTGGCGTTTCTGTTTATCCCCATTTGCCAACAGCTTCATGCAGGATGTTTCAGGAGCGACCGCGGTTTTGTAGATATCTTGTAACACTACGGAAAACCCAAGAGCAGTTTACCCCTCAGGACTTACTGTGAAACACATCTGTTAGAACGGCCTCCAAGGCATGCCACCGTCAGTCGTTCGACATGCAAAACAACATCGATAGAGACATGTGAGCAGCCTCTGATACGCTCGCAAGCAGGTACAAGTACGACCCCCTATAAGAGATATTCTACGAGAAGAGCACAAGACCGAGCTTCTAGCACTATTTGCAAACATGGCGTGCTGCGCCTGTAAGTGCCAACGGCTCTACGCCCTGCGTGGAAAGTTTTCAGAGGCCCTATTACAGAGACCTCAGATCCTGGATGAA
The Besnoitia besnoiti strain Bb-Ger1 chromosome VIII, whole genome shotgun sequence genome window above contains:
- a CDS encoding histone H4 (encoded by transcript BESB_082110): MSGRGKGGKGLGKGGAKRHRKVLRDNIQGITKPAIRRLARRGGVKRISGLIYEEIRGVLKVFLENIIKDSVTYTEHARRKTVTAMDIVYSLKRQGRTLYGFGG